The Candidatus Thiodiazotropha endoloripes genome has a window encoding:
- a CDS encoding Coenzyme F420 hydrogenase/dehydrogenase, beta subunit C-terminal domain: MITRFDPNRCNNPFLSTDMLNQLTDRLLKKEWSEETIEQLVGDYLHLYHAYAEDPQVRRNAASGGVGSALLIELIKAGEIDGALVCNSRIEAGKVRAHFTIATTEQEILEAQGSKYVETAFMKEALPLIREFDGRVAVVGLPCDITNLRRWLQKDEVLAVKVRLTIALVCGHNSRTQLVDGITVKLENLAGGKLQSYRFRRGHWRGQLEAAFDNGATIQKPFSYFSLYQNLFFYSEKKCLVCHDHFGYQADISLGDVWAYRFKDDPIKKTGVIVRTAAGEEAWSAALQSQQINSTDLDITDILDGQARAAPYHYNVSARSRVAHLLGYKVPDKTNSQVSWHQWLSAFMALFNMRWSENKRWQGLIFKLPRPILKLLLYFRKGLESLP; the protein is encoded by the coding sequence ATGATCACGCGCTTCGATCCCAACAGGTGCAACAACCCCTTTTTATCAACCGACATGCTCAATCAACTGACCGACAGATTGCTGAAAAAAGAATGGTCTGAAGAGACGATAGAGCAGCTCGTCGGTGATTATCTCCATCTCTATCACGCCTATGCCGAAGATCCACAAGTACGGCGCAACGCGGCATCCGGAGGGGTTGGATCCGCCCTGCTGATCGAACTGATCAAGGCCGGAGAGATCGACGGTGCTCTGGTCTGCAATAGCCGCATCGAGGCCGGCAAGGTAAGGGCGCATTTCACCATCGCCACCACCGAACAGGAGATACTCGAGGCCCAAGGCAGCAAGTATGTGGAAACCGCCTTCATGAAAGAGGCGCTACCCCTGATCCGCGAGTTCGATGGCAGGGTGGCCGTGGTCGGACTGCCCTGCGACATCACCAACCTGCGCCGCTGGCTGCAGAAGGACGAGGTTTTGGCCGTCAAGGTCAGACTCACCATCGCCCTGGTCTGCGGACACAATTCGAGAACCCAACTGGTCGACGGCATTACCGTCAAGCTGGAGAATCTGGCCGGTGGAAAACTGCAAAGCTATCGCTTCCGCCGCGGCCACTGGCGTGGCCAGCTGGAGGCCGCTTTCGACAACGGCGCAACCATTCAGAAACCCTTCTCCTATTTCAGCCTCTATCAGAATCTGTTCTTCTATTCCGAAAAGAAGTGCCTGGTCTGTCATGACCATTTCGGTTATCAGGCCGACATCTCACTGGGGGATGTCTGGGCCTACCGTTTCAAAGACGATCCGATCAAAAAGACCGGCGTGATCGTTCGCACCGCCGCCGGGGAAGAGGCCTGGTCCGCCGCTCTGCAGAGCCAGCAGATCAACAGCACAGATCTCGACATTACCGACATCCTTGACGGTCAGGCCAGAGCAGCCCCATACCACTACAACGTCAGTGCACGAAGCCGGGTGGCCCACCTGCTTGGCTACAAGGTGCCGGACAAGACAAACAGCCAGGTCTCCTGGCACCAGTGGCTCAGTGCCTTCATGGCACTGTTCAACATGCGCTGGAGTGAAAACAAACGCTGGCAGGGTCTAATTTTCAAACTGCCCAGACCGATTCTCAAACTCCTGCTCTACTTTCGCAAAGGACTCG
- a CDS encoding SPOR domain-containing protein, producing the protein MTREQKIGCTIGALAGITPLLVSLVSVDASLIVKVLVPAIIIGYVIKAAGLMALGAFVVFVNSERDYKKAFQLGLMAPALVVGALNANNFNEANLEINELQTELGERESVAIEPPQSTSSMIEGVLSFFIGSAHADEHMMIGRHDSPSTGNLIWYGISGKISNAWFVIVGSHDQQRDAVRQAEGLKKRGYNARVVPDVKDEESFVVSIGSYLNIKEAKALHKTAIRENLARHPYLWKWK; encoded by the coding sequence ATGACTCGGGAACAAAAAATTGGTTGCACCATTGGTGCACTCGCAGGAATCACACCGTTGCTGGTGAGTCTGGTCAGTGTGGATGCCTCGCTGATCGTCAAGGTGCTTGTTCCGGCGATTATTATCGGATATGTGATCAAGGCGGCCGGTCTGATGGCGTTGGGGGCGTTTGTGGTGTTTGTCAATTCAGAGCGTGATTACAAGAAGGCCTTTCAGCTGGGTCTGATGGCCCCGGCCCTGGTGGTCGGTGCATTGAATGCGAATAATTTCAACGAGGCGAATCTGGAGATCAATGAACTGCAGACTGAGCTGGGTGAGCGTGAGTCGGTTGCCATCGAGCCGCCACAGAGCACCTCCTCCATGATTGAGGGCGTACTGTCATTCTTTATCGGCAGCGCCCACGCCGATGAACACATGATGATCGGTAGACACGACAGCCCCTCCACCGGCAACCTGATCTGGTACGGAATCTCCGGAAAGATCTCAAACGCCTGGTTTGTGATTGTCGGTTCCCATGATCAACAAAGGGATGCGGTAAGACAGGCGGAGGGCCTTAAGAAACGGGGCTACAACGCAAGGGTGGTGCCGGATGTGAAAGACGAGGAGAGTTTTGTTGTCTCAATCGGCTCCTATCTGAATATCAAAGAGGCCAAGGCGCTGCACAAAACCGCCATCCGGGAGAACCTGGCGAGACATCCCTATTTGTGGAAGTGGAAATAA